The following is a genomic window from Mycobacteriales bacterium.
GCGAGGTGTTCGCCGGTGAGGGTGGAGCGCGCGGCGACGAGTTCGGCCGGGGTGCCCTCGAAGACGATGCGCCCGCCGTCGTGACCGGGGCCGGGACCGAGGTCGATGATCCGGTCGGCGTGCGCCATCACCGCCTGGTGGTGCTCGATGACGATCACCGACTTGCCGGCGTCGACGAGCCGGTCGAGCAGGCCGAGCAGGTTCTCGACGTCGGCGAGGTGCAGGCCGGTGGTGGGCTCGTCCAGGACGTACACGTCGCCCTTCTCCCCCATCCGGGTGGCGAGCTTGATCCGTTGCCGCTCGCCGCCGGACAGCGTGGTGAGCGGCTGGCCGAGCGTGAGGTAACCGAGCCCGACGTCGGCCAGCCGAGCCAGGATCTTCTCCGCCGCCGGAAGGAAGGAGAAGAACGACAGCGCGTCGGTCACCGGCATCGCGAACACCTCACTGATGTCCTTGCCGCCGAGCTTGTACTCCAGGACCGACTCCTCGAACCGCTTCCCCTCGCAGACCTCGCACGTGGTCGCGACCCCGGCCATCATCGCCAGGTCGCTGTAGATCACGCCGTTGCCGTTGCAGTTCGGGCAGGCGCCCTCGGAGTTCGCGCTGAACAGCGCCGGCTTCACGCCGTTCTCCTTGGCGAACGCCTTGCGGATCGGATCGAGCAACCCCGTGTACGTCGCCGGGTTGCTGCGCCGCGAGCCGCGGATCGCGCCCTGGTCGACGGACACGACCCCGTCCCGCCCGGCCACCGAACCGTGGATCAGCGAGCTCTTGCCCGAGCCGGCCACCCCGGTGACGACCGTGAGCACGCCGAGCGGGATGTCGACGTCGACGTCCCGCAGGTTGTGCGTGCTGGCGCCGCGCACGGACAGCACACCGGACGGCTCCCGTACGGACGGCTTGAGCGCGGCCCGGTCGTCCAGGTGCCGCCCGGTGACCGTGTCGCTGCCGCGCAACCCCGAGACGGTCCCCTCGAACACGACCTCGCCGCCGGCCCCGCCCGCGCCGGGACCGAGGTCGACGACGTGGTCGGCGATCGCGATCGCCTCCGGCTTGTGCTCCACGACGAGCACCGTGTTGCCCTTGTCGCGCAGCTGCAGCAGGAGGTTGTTCATCCGCTCGATGTCGTGCGGATGCAGCCCGATCGTGGGCTCGTCGAACACGTACGTGACGTCGGTGAGCGCCGAGCCGAGGTGCCGGATCATCTTGGTGCGCTGCGCCTCCCCGCCGGACAGCGTGCCCGACGGTCGTTCGAGCGACAGGTAGCCCAGCCCGATCTCGACGAACGAGTCGAGGGTCTCCCCCAGCGCCTCCAGCAGCGGCGCTACCGACGGCTCGGCGAGTCCGCGGACCCAGGTCGCCAGGTCGCTGATCTGCATCGCGCAGGCCTCGGCGATGCTGATCCCCTCGATCTTCGCCGACCGCGCCTCCGACGTCAGGCGGGTCCCCTCGCACGAGGGGCAGACGCTGAAGGTGACCGCCCGCTCGACGAACGCCCGGACGTGCGGCTGCAGCGAGTCGACGTCCTTGGACAGCATCGACTTCTGGATCTTCGGGATCAGCCCCTCGTACGTGAGGTTGATGCCCTCGACCTTGATCTTGGTCGGCTCCTTGTAGAGGAGGTTGTCGAGCTCCTTCTTGGTGTACCTGCGGATCGGCTTGTCCGGGTCGAAGTAGCCGCTTCCGATGAAGATCCGGCCGTACCAGCCGTCCATGCTGTAGCCCGGGATCGAGAACGGGCCCTCCTTGAGCGACTTGCTGTCGTCGTAGAGCTGGGTGAGGTCGATGTCGTTGACCGCGCCGCGGCCCTCGCAGCGCGGGCACATGCCGCCGAGGATGCTGAAGCTGCGTCGTTCCTTGGTCTCGCGGCCGCCCTTGGAGAGGGTGACCGCGCCGGCGCCGCTGATCGAGGCGACGTTGAACGAGAACGCCTGCGGCGAGCCGATGTGCGGCTTCCCGAGCCGGCTG
Proteins encoded in this region:
- a CDS encoding excinuclease ABC subunit UvrA, with amino-acid sequence MSPAASADSHDLIRVHGARVNNLKDVSVEIPKRRLTVFTGVSGSGKSSLVFGTIAAESQRLINETYSAFVQGFMPTLARPDVDVLDGLTTAILVDQERMGADPRSTVGTATDANAMLRILFSRLGKPHIGSPQAFSFNVASISGAGAVTLSKGGRETKERRSFSILGGMCPRCEGRGAVNDIDLTQLYDDSKSLKEGPFSIPGYSMDGWYGRIFIGSGYFDPDKPIRRYTKKELDNLLYKEPTKIKVEGINLTYEGLIPKIQKSMLSKDVDSLQPHVRAFVERAVTFSVCPSCEGTRLTSEARSAKIEGISIAEACAMQISDLATWVRGLAEPSVAPLLEALGETLDSFVEIGLGYLSLERPSGTLSGGEAQRTKMIRHLGSALTDVTYVFDEPTIGLHPHDIERMNNLLLQLRDKGNTVLVVEHKPEAIAIADHVVDLGPGAGGAGGEVVFEGTVSGLRGSDTVTGRHLDDRAALKPSVREPSGVLSVRGASTHNLRDVDVDIPLGVLTVVTGVAGSGKSSLIHGSVAGRDGVVSVDQGAIRGSRRSNPATYTGLLDPIRKAFAKENGVKPALFSANSEGACPNCNGNGVIYSDLAMMAGVATTCEVCEGKRFEESVLEYKLGGKDISEVFAMPVTDALSFFSFLPAAEKILARLADVGLGYLTLGQPLTTLSGGERQRIKLATRMGEKGDVYVLDEPTTGLHLADVENLLGLLDRLVDAGKSVIVIEHHQAVMAHADRIIDLGPGPGHDGGRIVFEGTPAELVAARSTLTGEHLAAYVGA